The sequence GCTGGCGAGCGCCTGCAATCGTGGCAGTGCGGAGCGCGGCGCAGATCGGCAGCAACCCGACCGAGCGACACATCGGCCAAGGAATCAGAGCGCCGTCATTCCTGTGCCGCGCGCCGTGCCGCCTGCGTGCAGGTCGCTCTCGGCCACGCGACGGCACATCGGGCCAATCGCCTGCTTGGCGGCTGCGTCAGCCAGCGGCTGCATCACGTGGGTAGCACCCTCACTGCGTCTTGGCCAGGGCGGCCTTGGCGCGGGTGCCGGCAGCTGCACCGACCCGCGTATCCAGCACCTGCGCCAGCGCGTTGAGCTGCGCGCTGCTCACGCCAATGTTCATGCTGATCTTCAGATGCGACTGCAACTGCGAATCCACACCTTCCAGCGCTGCGAGCATGCTCACCGTTGCCAGTTCGCGGCTCACCCAATCGAGGTTGTCGCGCGCGAAAATGTCGCCGCACAGATGCGTCTTCAAATAGGTATCGATGGCCGGTGCGAACTCGAACAGGGGACCCGACACCGCTGCACCCACCAGCTGCGTCTGATTGGCGGTGCCCAATGCAAGCAGATCCTGCCCGGTCGGCACTGGGCCTGGCAGCGTGCCCTGCGCGTCGGCAAGGCCGCGCTGCTGCCGCGCCTGCACGACCTGCATTAGTGCCGCCAGTGCGTTGAGGCTGCGCGGAAAGCCGGCATAGGCGTAGACCTGCACCAACACCTCCTTGCATTCGTTGATGGTCAGCCCGGCCTCCAGACCTGCCTCCAATGCAGTGTTCAAACGGTCGATATCGCCAGTCGCCGCAAACGCGGCAATCGGGGCGATGGCTTGCTGCCGGGGCGACAGACTTTCTGAGATGGGCATACCGATGGACTCCGGGGAAGGTGTTGCCGCGGGGGAGGGGGCAACCAAACAAACAACGACCGCGCCGAGAGCGTAGGCCATCAAACGAGCGAGCAACGAGGGCCGCTGCACCGACGTCATCGCTCTCTTACATTCAGATTTAGGGATCGCTGTGCTGAAATCCAAGCGTCATCTCCTCATGGTCATGCGATAGCCGCAGGCCTGCGCGGCTGCGCGATGCGCCATGGACACACGCTGCGAGGCGCGCCAAGGCATGGCGCCAGCATGCGGTATCGGTATCG comes from Xanthomonas vesicatoria ATCC 35937 and encodes:
- a CDS encoding carboxymuconolactone decarboxylase family protein, with product MPISESLSPRQQAIAPIAAFAATGDIDRLNTALEAGLEAGLTINECKEVLVQVYAYAGFPRSLNALAALMQVVQARQQRGLADAQGTLPGPVPTGQDLLALGTANQTQLVGAAVSGPLFEFAPAIDTYLKTHLCGDIFARDNLDWVSRELATVSMLAALEGVDSQLQSHLKISMNIGVSSAQLNALAQVLDTRVGAAAGTRAKAALAKTQ